In a single window of the Nodularia spumigena CCY9414 genome:
- a CDS encoding GNAT family N-acetyltransferase produces the protein MNTDKFQYSKLTHSQDIQQLGSILEQCFIMSSGDSEIYMKRLGRDKLRAIYQDQQLVGGLATIPMGQWWGGQCVPMTGIAAVGIAPEYRGSGAAIALIEKTLQELYHQEVPISVLYPATQRLYRKAGYEQGGSYCTWKISTDNIQVKELSLLLQSVDPQNYLIFQDLYQQQAKFTHGYLNRHPAIWQGLTQPDAQETVYGYLMGDKDQPQGYIIFTQERTQNGTILKVRDWTMLTKAAIQTFWSFIANHRSQIDQVQWKSSLVDSLTLLLPEQTAKITQNQRWMLRIIDVVKALEMRGYPPGISTELHLAVKDDLLPANDGKFILSVADGRGEVTKGGKGELQLDIKGLAPLYTNLFTPQQLQLTAKLQATQTALLAATQIFTASSPGMVDFF, from the coding sequence ATGAACACAGATAAATTTCAATACAGCAAACTTACTCATAGTCAGGATATTCAGCAACTGGGGTCTATCCTTGAACAGTGTTTTATCATGTCGTCTGGTGATAGTGAAATCTACATGAAGCGCCTGGGTAGGGACAAGTTACGCGCTATTTATCAAGACCAGCAGCTTGTGGGTGGACTAGCAACTATTCCTATGGGTCAATGGTGGGGTGGTCAGTGTGTCCCTATGACTGGAATTGCAGCAGTGGGTATTGCTCCAGAATATCGCGGTAGTGGCGCTGCGATCGCACTCATCGAAAAAACTCTTCAGGAACTTTATCACCAGGAAGTTCCTATTTCGGTTCTCTATCCCGCTACTCAACGTCTTTACCGCAAAGCTGGATACGAACAAGGCGGAAGTTATTGCACTTGGAAAATTTCTACTGACAATATTCAGGTAAAAGAACTATCTTTACTTTTACAGTCTGTAGATCCTCAAAATTATCTCATCTTTCAGGACTTATATCAGCAACAAGCCAAATTCACTCATGGTTATTTAAACCGACATCCCGCAATTTGGCAAGGTTTAACTCAACCAGATGCTCAAGAAACAGTCTATGGTTATTTAATGGGTGACAAAGACCAACCCCAAGGTTATATTATCTTTACTCAAGAACGCACCCAGAATGGCACAATACTAAAGGTGAGAGATTGGACAATGCTTACAAAGGCTGCTATACAAACTTTTTGGTCTTTTATTGCCAATCATCGCTCCCAAATTGACCAGGTGCAATGGAAGAGTTCTCTGGTTGATTCTCTCACATTACTGCTACCAGAGCAAACTGCTAAAATTACCCAAAATCAGCGCTGGATGTTGCGGATAATAGATGTAGTTAAAGCTTTAGAAATGCGGGGTTATCCGCCAGGAATTTCAACTGAACTACATTTAGCAGTTAAAGATGATTTACTACCTGCCAATGATGGTAAATTTATCTTATCTGTCGCTGATGGACGTGGTGAAGTTACCAAAGGCGGTAAAGGTGAGTTGCAGTTAGACATTAAAGGATTAGCACCTCTGTATACCAACCTTTTTACTCCCCAGCAATTACAGCTTACAGCAAAACTCCAAGCTACTCAAACAGCCTTATTAGCCGCTACACAAATATTTACCGCTTCTTCTCCTGGGATGGTTGATTTCTTTTAA
- a CDS encoding DMT family transporter — MHHSSGRWRLGLALSLLTVFLWGILPIALTVTLQVLDVYTIIWFRFLMSFALLAAFLGVRGKLPNSQQLRSSSGKLLAIATLFLALNYFLFMQGLAFTSPANAQVLIQLSTLLLGFGGLVIFKERYTLRQWLGVSILTSGYIVFFREQLSNLITAQGTYIFGSALIALGAAAWAIYALSQKQLLLSLSSPHIMLIIYGGCALLFTPFAQPETIFTLNKFHLFILLFCALNTLIAYGAFAESLEHWEASRVSAVLALTPIITLISVALVSVFSPSLIPTEHLTLIGILGAALVVTGSMAIALGKAD, encoded by the coding sequence ATGCATCACAGTTCCGGTCGCTGGCGTTTGGGTTTAGCATTATCGCTGTTGACGGTGTTTTTGTGGGGAATTTTACCTATTGCGCTGACGGTAACTTTACAAGTTCTTGATGTCTATACTATCATTTGGTTCCGCTTTTTAATGTCGTTTGCGCTACTGGCTGCGTTTTTAGGGGTGCGGGGTAAATTACCTAATTCTCAACAATTGCGTTCTAGTTCTGGGAAATTATTAGCGATCGCTACTCTATTTTTAGCATTAAATTACTTCCTATTTATGCAAGGTCTAGCCTTCACATCACCGGCTAACGCTCAAGTTCTCATTCAATTATCTACCCTGTTATTAGGTTTCGGTGGTTTAGTGATTTTTAAAGAACGTTATACACTGCGTCAATGGCTTGGTGTGAGTATTCTTACCTCTGGTTATATTGTATTTTTTCGCGAACAACTTTCCAATTTAATTACAGCCCAAGGTACATATATTTTTGGTAGTGCTTTAATTGCTTTGGGAGCAGCCGCATGGGCTATTTATGCTTTGTCTCAAAAGCAGTTATTACTATCTTTATCTTCCCCTCACATTATGCTGATTATTTACGGCGGATGTGCTTTATTATTCACCCCATTTGCTCAACCAGAAACAATTTTTACCTTGAATAAGTTCCATTTATTTATTTTGCTATTTTGTGCTTTAAATACTCTAATTGCTTATGGTGCTTTTGCTGAATCCTTAGAACATTGGGAAGCCTCAAGAGTCAGTGCAGTCTTAGCTTTAACTCCGATTATTACTTTGATTTCAGTGGCACTCGTATCAGTATTTTCACCTTCTCTAATTCCCACAGAACACCTGACTTTAATTGGCATATTAGGTGCTGCTTTAGTCGTAACTGGTTCAATGGCGATCGCCTTGGGAAAAGCTGATTAA
- a CDS encoding alpha/beta hydrolase, which yields MNSLFDNWTSTLRRNSLLLVLAILLVILGINSSIIAAERIYATFSAIERSISVTALEKYAEDGIINKELAFYQQYLPTKQFQELQGVLLTPVKVSPDVASQFLYTPEGEFLLHRLAQVIQPESRQAQRGFHALRSALISATAEPGGLTLLNLLRKYPYSSIHIDLRRSFAIVRELEKVINQTQRAIAAVTKQSNIEAATIAKPLNLLQLADLRNPGQFHSQKHTLIFFDSKRDRLLLTDVYIPHVQTPAPVIVISHGLGTDSSNFEYLATHLASHGLAVVVPNHPGSSAKQLQTSLHKQTSQVIEPDEFIDQPLDVKYVLNQLENINQSDSRFQSRLNLQQVGIFGQSLGGYTALALAGAKINFQQLAQNCTPEVLQKSWNMSLLFQCSALALNHNPSQDYNLQDDRIKAAIAVNPITSSIFGKAGLKQIKIPIMIVSSSADTVAPALYEQIQPFSWLTNSQKYLVMLLGGTHFSTIGDGNPGSQQVSLPTDLVGDASQAREYMNVLSLPFFQTYVSGNSQYLPYLNAAYTNTISHKSLGLSLVQSLNQTELAQALTPDSFKQKFPNPIVNFGFWMLNIGIAIDIERI from the coding sequence ATGAATAGTTTGTTTGATAATTGGACAAGCACCCTCAGAAGAAATTCGCTCTTGCTGGTTCTGGCAATACTGCTGGTAATATTAGGAATTAATAGTTCTATAATTGCAGCAGAGCGAATTTATGCGACTTTTTCCGCCATAGAAAGGTCGATTTCAGTCACCGCTTTAGAGAAATACGCCGAAGATGGTATAATTAACAAAGAATTAGCATTCTATCAGCAATATCTGCCAACAAAACAATTTCAAGAATTGCAGGGAGTTTTACTCACACCTGTGAAAGTGAGTCCAGATGTGGCTTCTCAATTCCTCTACACACCTGAAGGCGAATTTCTATTACACCGTTTAGCCCAAGTGATTCAACCCGAATCTCGTCAAGCACAACGGGGATTTCACGCTTTAAGATCAGCATTAATTTCAGCAACAGCTGAACCAGGAGGTTTAACTCTATTAAATCTGTTACGCAAATATCCCTATAGCAGCATTCATATTGATTTAAGGCGTAGCTTCGCTATAGTTAGAGAATTAGAAAAAGTAATTAATCAAACTCAACGTGCGATCGCCGCAGTCACAAAACAATCTAATATAGAAGCTGCGACCATTGCAAAACCGCTCAATTTATTGCAACTAGCAGATTTACGTAATCCAGGACAGTTTCACTCGCAAAAACATACACTCATATTTTTTGACTCAAAACGCGATCGCCTATTGCTGACTGATGTTTATATTCCCCATGTTCAGACTCCCGCACCTGTGATAGTCATCTCTCATGGTTTAGGTACAGACAGCAGCAACTTTGAATATTTAGCTACACATCTAGCTTCCCACGGATTAGCCGTAGTTGTTCCTAATCATCCGGGTAGCAGTGCCAAACAATTGCAAACATCATTGCATAAACAAACCAGTCAAGTTATAGAACCAGATGAATTTATAGACCAACCTTTAGATGTAAAATATGTCTTAAATCAACTGGAAAACATCAACCAGTCTGATTCCCGGTTTCAGAGTCGCTTAAATCTGCAACAAGTGGGAATCTTTGGTCAATCTTTAGGCGGTTACACAGCCTTAGCATTAGCTGGCGCTAAAATTAACTTTCAGCAATTAGCACAGAACTGTACACCAGAGGTGCTGCAAAAATCCTGGAATATGTCTTTACTATTCCAATGCAGTGCTTTAGCGTTGAATCATAACCCTAGTCAAGATTATAACTTGCAAGATGACAGAATAAAAGCGGCGATCGCAGTTAACCCCATCACCAGCTCAATATTTGGTAAAGCAGGTTTAAAGCAAATCAAAATCCCGATCATGATTGTCAGTAGTAGTGCGGATACTGTTGCACCCGCTTTATACGAGCAAATTCAACCTTTTTCCTGGTTAACGAACTCCCAAAAGTATCTCGTCATGCTTTTAGGTGGAACCCACTTTTCTACCATTGGCGATGGAAACCCTGGAAGTCAGCAAGTATCATTACCCACAGACTTAGTTGGGGACGCTTCCCAAGCACGTGAATACATGAACGTTTTGAGTTTACCTTTCTTTCAAACTTATGTCAGTGGAAACTCGCAATACCTCCCCTATCTCAATGCAGCTTATACCAACACTATTTCCCATAAATCTCTCGGATTGAGTCTCGTCCAATCCCTCAACCAAACTGAATTAGCACAAGCCCTTACTCCTGATTCCTTCAAACAAAAGTTTCCCAATCCCATAGTCAATTTTGGCTTCTGGATGTTAAATATTGGTATTGCAATAGACATTGAACGAATTTAA
- the truB gene encoding tRNA pseudouridine(55) synthase TruB: MQGFLNLNKPFDWTSHDCVARVRKLLRLKRVGHAGTLDPAATGVLPIALGRATRLLQYLPETKAYKATIRLGVQTTTDDLQGEIISSQPCPGLNFADVQTAIAQFNGKIEQIPPIYSAIQVDGKRLYDLARRGETVEVPKRTVEIFHTEILDWRDGEFPELDVAIACGSGTYIRAIARDLGATLETGGTLAALIRTASSGFNLADSLTLTDLETQIQAGTFQPSLPDIALQHLPSVALPAISAQKWCQGQKIPQTLDFSGILRVYDQETCFLGIGKLQDSLLIPTTVLKN; encoded by the coding sequence GTGCAAGGTTTTCTGAACTTAAACAAACCCTTTGACTGGACATCTCACGACTGCGTGGCGCGGGTGCGAAAACTCTTGCGCCTTAAACGTGTAGGACACGCCGGAACCTTAGACCCAGCAGCTACGGGAGTCTTACCCATCGCACTGGGTAGAGCTACGAGATTATTACAATATCTGCCAGAAACCAAAGCCTATAAAGCCACCATTCGCTTAGGTGTGCAGACGACAACCGACGATTTGCAAGGTGAAATCATTAGTTCTCAACCTTGTCCGGGATTGAATTTTGCCGATGTTCAAACGGCGATCGCACAATTTAACGGTAAAATAGAGCAGATACCGCCAATTTACAGCGCCATTCAAGTTGATGGAAAACGCCTATACGACTTAGCACGCAGAGGCGAAACCGTGGAAGTACCTAAACGTACAGTAGAAATTTTTCACACAGAAATTTTAGATTGGCGAGACGGAGAGTTTCCCGAATTGGATGTGGCGATCGCCTGTGGAAGTGGTACATATATTAGAGCGATCGCCCGTGACTTAGGCGCAACCCTAGAAACTGGGGGAACTCTCGCCGCATTAATCCGCACAGCCAGTAGTGGTTTCAACCTTGCAGACAGTCTCACCTTAACAGACTTAGAAACCCAAATACAAGCCGGGACATTTCAACCGAGTCTTCCCGATATCGCCTTACAACACTTACCATCGGTCGCATTACCAGCCATATCTGCTCAAAAATGGTGTCAGGGGCAAAAAATTCCTCAAACTCTCGATTTTTCTGGTATACTCAGAGTTTACGACCAAGAAACTTGCTTTCTCGGTATAGGCAAACTTCAAGACAGCTTGTTAATACCAACAACCGTCTTAAAAAATTAA
- a CDS encoding TonB-dependent receptor plug domain-containing protein, whose protein sequence is MSKYFFLLPVALPILLIAFPALAIETEQVKSTILNLSEIELPATNAELLTQESIPIEVNPQTQAEIEAIPNDDADISIEVIGEKDPLPESTPVYVIDQEEIQKQGATSVADVLKRMPGFTINNVGPGADIHTGTYYRGASIEQSVFLINGRPINNNINTYHGGTDLNSIPVEAIERVELYSGVTSALYGSSAFGGVVNIITKASYSQPKLTGSTEFGSLNLNNQQLSYSGSVGDVRYNFSFERYFIDNRYRVPVGAANRDAEGFLSNADTATSTYFGSIALDLDSKNSLNFDVKTLSSRRGLVYFGFPLQRDRLDHDGLNVGLSWKTRLGEGESSNLTTTLGYNQDYFSTYGPTVFAGSEFNRTGVLDTQQLTARVDHTWKLTPSHQLRWGLDLKNTNLNGDTFSTRPDRIALNETENRNVLNTALFAVNTLNISDNFLIDLGLRQSFDGEFGNYFNPSAGLRYALTPTVAMRGSWAGGQRNPGLDQLYLYDTVHNWESNPDLIPETGSSWTAGVDIKLTNNLIGQFTYFGSSLDNRLGIIAGRWENIGLVNTNGLEAALRLQIANNWSTFVNYTYTDAQIKTGTEAGLQLGFIPYSVAQAGVGYQNSGWNANLYVTYNSGTRRAFFNVPGETNRDFAPGFLNLDLSGRIPLTRNLGLTVYVENLLGEQYERVNRIYSPGLTFRVGLSSNL, encoded by the coding sequence GTGAGCAAGTATTTTTTTCTCCTACCAGTTGCTTTGCCAATTCTATTAATAGCTTTTCCTGCCCTTGCTATTGAGACAGAACAGGTAAAATCCACAATTCTTAACTTGAGTGAAATTGAGTTACCTGCTACTAATGCGGAATTATTAACTCAAGAATCTATACCCATTGAAGTTAACCCCCAAACTCAGGCAGAAATAGAAGCAATTCCCAACGATGATGCAGATATTTCCATAGAAGTCATCGGCGAAAAAGACCCTTTGCCTGAGTCTACCCCTGTTTACGTCATCGATCAAGAAGAAATTCAAAAGCAGGGTGCTACAAGTGTAGCAGATGTATTAAAAAGAATGCCTGGTTTCACCATCAATAATGTGGGACCTGGTGCAGATATTCACACAGGTACATACTACCGGGGAGCTTCAATTGAACAGTCTGTATTTCTGATTAATGGTAGACCAATCAATAATAATATCAACACCTATCATGGGGGAACTGATTTAAATAGCATTCCTGTAGAAGCTATTGAACGAGTAGAATTATATAGTGGTGTCACCTCCGCTTTGTATGGCTCATCAGCATTTGGCGGTGTTGTAAATATTATCACAAAAGCAAGTTATAGTCAACCGAAATTAACTGGGAGTACAGAATTTGGCTCCTTAAATTTAAATAATCAACAGCTAAGTTATAGTGGCTCAGTTGGTGATGTTCGGTATAACTTCAGCTTTGAAAGATACTTTATAGATAATCGTTATCGCGTTCCCGTTGGTGCAGCAAATCGCGATGCTGAAGGATTTTTATCGAATGCAGACACAGCTACTAGCACCTACTTTGGCAGCATTGCGCTAGATTTAGATAGTAAAAACTCATTAAATTTCGATGTTAAAACCCTCAGCAGTCGTCGCGGTTTAGTTTATTTCGGTTTTCCACTGCAAAGAGATAGACTAGACCATGATGGCTTGAATGTGGGCTTATCTTGGAAAACTCGCTTGGGTGAAGGCGAAAGTTCTAATCTCACCACCACACTCGGTTACAACCAAGATTATTTTAGCACTTATGGTCCTACAGTGTTTGCTGGGTCAGAATTTAACCGTACAGGTGTTTTAGATACACAACAACTGACAGCCAGAGTAGACCATACATGGAAATTAACCCCCAGTCATCAATTACGCTGGGGATTAGATTTGAAGAATACTAACTTAAACGGTGATACTTTCAGTACCAGACCTGATAGAATTGCCCTTAACGAAACTGAAAATAGAAACGTGTTAAATACAGCATTGTTTGCTGTGAATACTTTAAATATTAGTGATAATTTTCTGATAGATTTAGGGCTAAGACAAAGCTTTGATGGAGAGTTTGGTAATTACTTCAACCCTAGTGCTGGCTTACGTTATGCTCTCACGCCAACAGTAGCAATGCGGGGGAGTTGGGCTGGGGGACAGCGTAATCCTGGGTTAGATCAATTATATCTTTATGATACAGTTCATAATTGGGAATCTAACCCTGATTTAATTCCAGAAACAGGTTCATCTTGGACTGCGGGAGTGGATATTAAACTGACAAATAATTTGATTGGACAGTTTACTTATTTCGGCAGTAGTTTAGATAATCGTCTGGGAATTATCGCCGGAAGATGGGAAAATATCGGTTTAGTCAATACTAATGGTTTAGAGGCAGCGTTAAGATTACAAATTGCTAATAACTGGTCAACTTTTGTTAACTATACTTATACAGATGCTCAAATTAAAACAGGTACAGAAGCAGGTTTACAGTTAGGTTTTATTCCTTATTCTGTCGCTCAAGCTGGTGTGGGTTATCAAAATTCTGGCTGGAACGCTAATTTGTATGTTACCTATAACAGTGGCACTCGCCGAGCTTTTTTTAATGTCCCTGGGGAAACAAATAGAGATTTTGCGCCTGGTTTCTTAAATTTAGATTTGAGTGGTAGGATTCCTCTAACCCGTAATTTGGGACTGACGGTTTATGTGGAAAATTTACTCGGTGAGCAATATGAACGAGTTAATCGCATCTACAGTCCTGGGTTGACTTTTCGTGTGGGTTTAAGCTCCAATTTGTAA
- a CDS encoding anti-sigma factor family protein — translation MNTNSPFDDHFPWLNLQDFSDGTGQHTNESTGAMDMVKRDRFELLSAYLDGEVTASESRQVEEWLKNDASIQCLYNRLLNLRRGLRTFPVPAAQQPPEVTAVQVLQRVRRRSRPIWALGGAAVAACVIGAVSGLLPGGEFKTLQLAQQPVEPTQGTTKPVASTSPLMVALNNPVIAIPKAAIASPEQSVNLEQPVLGEIDTNIN, via the coding sequence ATGAATACTAATTCTCCATTTGATGATCATTTCCCTTGGCTAAATCTTCAAGATTTTTCCGATGGGACAGGTCAGCATACCAATGAATCAACGGGTGCTATGGATATGGTGAAGCGCGATCGCTTCGAGTTATTAAGTGCTTACCTCGATGGAGAGGTGACAGCCTCCGAAAGCAGGCAAGTTGAAGAATGGCTGAAAAACGATGCCTCAATTCAATGCCTGTATAACCGACTACTAAATCTCCGGCGGGGCTTGCGGACTTTCCCAGTCCCAGCAGCCCAACAGCCGCCAGAAGTCACAGCCGTGCAAGTATTACAGCGTGTGCGCCGCCGCTCCCGTCCCATTTGGGCATTGGGAGGAGCCGCCGTTGCTGCTTGTGTTATCGGTGCTGTATCTGGTTTGCTACCAGGCGGTGAATTCAAGACACTGCAACTGGCGCAACAACCAGTAGAGCCTACACAAGGCACGACAAAGCCTGTAGCTTCAACTTCTCCCCTAATGGTGGCATTAAATAACCCGGTAATAGCAATTCCCAAAGCAGCAATAGCCTCTCCAGAGCAGTCAGTTAATCTGGAGCAGCCTGTACTAGGGGAAATCGACACAAACATCAATTAA
- a CDS encoding sigma-70 family RNA polymerase sigma factor, giving the protein MSQSITVSWSTIDARYPEASVPVDKLSNHDLILSCQVGLRPDRAAFAELLRRYQSQVDRVLYHLAPDWPDRADLAQEVWIRVYRNINRLQEPVKFRGWLSRIATNLFYDELRKRKRVATPLSLDAPRTLEDGEMDWEIAGDTPGPEEELTTREFYEQLREAIADLPEVFRTTIVLREIEGMAYEEIAEITGVSLGTVKSRIARARSRLQTQLQNYLDA; this is encoded by the coding sequence ATGAGCCAATCGATTACTGTATCCTGGTCAACTATTGATGCAAGATACCCAGAAGCATCGGTGCCAGTTGACAAACTATCTAATCACGATCTGATTTTAAGCTGTCAAGTCGGACTGCGCCCAGACCGTGCCGCGTTTGCAGAGCTATTGCGCCGCTATCAAAGTCAAGTTGATCGAGTTCTATACCACCTGGCTCCAGATTGGCCTGACAGAGCCGATTTGGCTCAAGAAGTGTGGATTCGAGTGTATCGAAATATTAACCGATTACAAGAACCAGTCAAGTTTCGGGGCTGGTTAAGCCGAATTGCTACCAACTTGTTTTATGACGAGTTGCGTAAACGCAAGCGGGTAGCCACTCCCTTGTCTCTGGATGCTCCCCGCACACTCGAAGACGGTGAAATGGATTGGGAAATTGCTGGAGATACTCCCGGACCAGAGGAAGAACTGACCACTAGAGAATTTTACGAGCAACTGCGAGAGGCGATCGCGGATTTACCAGAGGTATTTCGGACTACCATTGTACTCAGAGAAATCGAAGGTATGGCATACGAAGAAATTGCCGAAATTACTGGTGTTTCTTTGGGAACAGTCAAATCCAGAATCGCCAGAGCTAGATCCAGATTGCAAACTCAGTTGCAAAATTATTTAGATGCCTAA